One genomic segment of Intestinimonas butyriciproducens includes these proteins:
- the tsaD gene encoding tRNA (adenosine(37)-N6)-threonylcarbamoyltransferase complex transferase subunit TsaD, which translates to MNILAFESSCDETAAAVVRDGRTVLSDAIASQADMHALYGGVVPEIASRKHVEAIAGLADAALAEAGLRKADVDAVAVTYGPGLIGALLVGVNFAKSVAYGLGVPLIPVHHVRGHISANYIAHPELEPPFVCLCVSGGTTLIVDVRDYTEMEILGATRDDAAGECFDKVARVLGIGYPGGAPMDRLSRTGDAGRYAFPRVQVHDAPLDMSFSGLKTAAINLIHNARQKEEALDLPSLAASFSAAVSDMLVPRVMEAARRCGRRKVAVAGGVAANSRIRADLEAACAAAGCRLYLPPLSLCGDNGAMIGCQAYYEYLAGHTADMALNAYANRDIAKG; encoded by the coding sequence TTGAACATTCTGGCCTTTGAATCCTCCTGTGACGAGACCGCGGCCGCCGTGGTGCGGGACGGGCGGACCGTCCTCTCCGACGCCATCGCCTCCCAGGCCGACATGCACGCCCTCTACGGAGGCGTGGTGCCTGAGATCGCCTCCCGCAAGCATGTGGAGGCCATCGCGGGTCTGGCGGACGCCGCGCTGGCCGAAGCGGGTCTCCGGAAAGCCGATGTGGACGCGGTGGCCGTCACCTATGGCCCCGGCCTCATTGGGGCGCTGCTGGTGGGGGTGAATTTCGCAAAGTCCGTGGCCTATGGGCTGGGAGTGCCTCTCATCCCCGTCCACCATGTTCGGGGACATATCTCCGCCAACTACATCGCCCACCCGGAGCTGGAGCCCCCCTTCGTGTGCCTGTGCGTCTCCGGCGGCACCACCCTCATTGTGGATGTGCGGGACTACACCGAGATGGAAATCCTGGGCGCCACCAGGGATGATGCGGCGGGGGAGTGCTTTGACAAGGTGGCCCGGGTGCTGGGCATCGGCTACCCCGGAGGGGCCCCCATGGACCGCCTCTCCCGGACGGGAGACGCCGGAAGGTACGCCTTCCCCAGGGTGCAGGTCCACGACGCTCCGCTGGACATGTCCTTTTCCGGCTTGAAGACGGCCGCCATCAATCTCATCCACAACGCCCGGCAGAAGGAGGAGGCGCTGGATCTCCCGTCCCTGGCCGCCTCCTTTTCCGCGGCGGTCAGCGATATGCTGGTCCCCAGGGTCATGGAGGCCGCCCGCCGCTGCGGCCGCCGCAAAGTGGCGGTGGCGGGGGGCGTGGCGGCCAATTCCCGCATCCGCGCGGACCTGGAGGCGGCCTGTGCCGCGGCCGGATGCCGCCTCTACCTGCCTCCGCTCTCCCTGTGCGGGGACAATGGCGCCATGATCGGCTGTCAGGCCTATTACGAATATCTGGCCGGGCATACGGCGGATATGGCGCTCAACGCCTATGCCAACCGGGACATCGCAAAGGGCTGA
- a CDS encoding patatin-like phospholipase family protein has product MKTGIVLEGGALRTIFSSGACDGLLEAGLLPDYVIGVSAGIAYGVSYVSRQFGRNLEILTKYANDKRYMGKRNLLRPANRCYFGLKFTYEDIPNRLVPFDYDTFAAFPGEVEAVVTNLNTGKAEYLPVPRRDEHFLLLQATCAMPLLFPVYHLDGMPCLDGGAADAIPYERAFEMGCDRVVVVLTRERSYRREPEKLQPFIDVRYRRYPHFCETMRRRAETYNASREHLFQLEREGKVLLFAPQNTQGFSRIERDVDKIRALWQDGYEQTKARAGEVRSFWGQ; this is encoded by the coding sequence ATGAAAACCGGCATCGTGCTGGAGGGCGGCGCCCTCCGCACCATCTTTTCCAGCGGTGCCTGCGACGGACTTTTGGAGGCGGGACTGCTGCCGGACTATGTGATCGGCGTATCCGCCGGGATCGCCTATGGGGTGAGCTACGTTTCCCGCCAGTTCGGACGCAATCTGGAGATCCTGACCAAGTACGCCAATGACAAGCGGTACATGGGCAAGCGGAACCTGCTGCGGCCCGCCAACCGCTGCTATTTCGGGCTGAAATTCACCTATGAGGACATCCCCAACCGGCTGGTGCCCTTTGACTATGATACGTTTGCCGCCTTTCCCGGAGAGGTGGAGGCGGTGGTCACCAATTTGAACACCGGCAAGGCGGAGTACCTGCCGGTACCCCGGCGGGACGAGCATTTTCTGCTGCTCCAGGCCACCTGCGCCATGCCGCTTCTGTTTCCCGTCTACCACCTGGACGGGATGCCCTGCCTGGACGGCGGAGCGGCGGACGCCATTCCCTATGAGCGGGCCTTTGAGATGGGCTGCGACCGGGTGGTGGTGGTTCTCACCCGGGAGCGGAGCTACCGCAGGGAGCCGGAGAAGCTCCAGCCCTTTATCGACGTGCGGTACAGGCGGTATCCTCACTTCTGCGAGACCATGCGCCGCCGGGCGGAGACCTATAATGCCTCCCGGGAGCACCTCTTCCAGTTGGAGCGGGAGGGGAAGGTCCTCCTGTTTGCGCCCCAAAATACCCAGGGCTTTTCCCGTATCGAGCGGGATGTGGACAAGATCCGGGCGCTCTGGCAGGACGGATACGAGCAGACAAAGGCCCGCGCCGGCGAGGTCCGGTCGTTCTGGGGGCAGTAG